The Anaerohalosphaeraceae bacterium genome contains the following window.
GAACCAACTGGATTGAACAATGGGGAATCACCTGGACCTTCGATAAGCCGATTTCCACAAATGGGGCTCCGGGAACTTACCGGTATGGAACATATGCCAACGGAGACTACTGGATTGTCGGCCCCGTAACTATCATCAGCATTACCCCTCTTTCCCAGGAAATCAACGGCCGAACCAAAAACGGCTCCATGATTAATCCTGTCCCCGGCCCCAATCAGGGGTATGACAGCGCCATGGCGGATTGGGCGGAAAAAAGTTACAGTGCTGCCCTGAATGTCGGTCTGAATGTCGGGGCGGGTGCCACCCTGACGGTCCAGCCGAATTCCTCGCTGGTCTCTACTATCAGCCATGATGCCGTCAGAGTGCCTCAAATCCGCACGGCCGCTGTTTTGACGGTCGTGCAGACCCCTCCTCCTGCCGGTGCCTTTCGCCCGCCTTATTGCGGAACCAACAAAACCAGTCTTTATACCGTCAGCAATCTGGATTACAGCAAGCTGGCCAGACTGACACCGGTTCCCGGTGCTCCCACTCTTGCCACAGCGGAAACCTGGTTCCAGAAGGTCTGGCTCGACCATAAAGGAACCTGGACGGGACGCTATCTGCATCCGTCCGACAATATGCCTGATTACGGACGGGATTTGGCTCATCAAACGACGGCGGCTGCTCTGATTCTGAATTTGAATTATACCAATGCCCAAAAAGAAACGCTTCTGATCCGGTATGTCCAGCTGGGAATCGACCTGTACGGCATTCTCAAAGCCGGCGGCTCGAAACTCTGGATCAACGACGGCGGACATATGAGCGGGCGCAAACTTCCCATTCTGTTTGCCGGAACCGTCCTGAACAATGACACGGAAATGAAAGCCATCGGAGCCAAAAGCGGACAATACCTCTATACAGCGCCCTACGGCCCTGGGAATCCCCCTGCGGATTACATCCATTTCGGCGAAGATGACCAGGTGTTCTATGTGTCGCAGGCCGATGTGAACGCCACCAACAGTCCCTCCTGGTCGCCTGATTCACGGGATGCAGAAAGGATTCCTTATTCCGCCGCCGATATCGGACTGCCCGAATGGGGCATCGTTCACGCAACCAATCCATACAAAAGCAATAAATACTGGCTGACGGCCTATCGGGAGACCGGCTGCACCTTCGTTGGTGCCGCTCTGGTCTGTCGAATCATGAATATCAAAGATGCCTGGAATCACCCTGCCTTCTTTGACTATACCGACCGTTATATGGATGTAATCAAAACCGGCGGGCCTTACGCCTATTTACAAACGGAAAGCGGTGCCGGTCCGAATGCCGTCGGTACGTTTGTTGTGAATATGTGGAATGCTTATCGAGCTGACTACGGTCCAATTTGGCCGGCAACAGGGCAGCCCGCCGCCTATACCCTGACAATCAGCGCAGCTAACGGCACGGTTTCTGTTTCTCCCAACAAAGCATCTTACACAAGCGGGGAGACGGTCACCCTGACAGCGGTACCTGCCTCCGGATATCTTTTCTCCGGATGGTCAGGAGATGCTTCCGGTTCCGCCAATCCGCTTGTTCTGACGATGAACGGGAACAAAACCGTCCAGGCCGCTTTCACTCCTTCAGCCATTTCTCTGGCTGCTCACTGGAAACTGGCGGAAACAGACGGAACCACAGCATTTGATTCCATCGGCAGTTACCACGGAACGCTGCGAAACGGACCTGTTTGGACGGACACAGAAGGATTATCCTTCAACAACAATAATGAGTATGTGGAAATTCCCGATTCTCCCGTCTTCTCTATGAACAGTCCGATGACGCTGTCGGCCTGGGTAAAGCTGCGGGGATACGACAACGACTGGCCGAAAGTTCTCATCAAACCCCATACGGCTTACGCAGACCCCTGGGAACTGTATGCCATCGATCTGGGGGAAAACGGAAATATGGTGCGGTTCCTGGTCAGTGACGGAACGGCAGGCGGACGATTTGCCATAGCCGCCGACGGCAGCACAACCCTGAATCTGAATGAGTGGTATCACATCGTCGGCACATACAACGGCTCTCAAATTGCTCTGTACCTGAACGGCAGACTCCTTGCCTCTGCGGCCGTCAACTTCCCCATCGGGACCAATTCGATGCCGCTGTGCCTGGGCGGGCGGATGGGCACGAATACCCTCAACGGCTGGTTAAGCGAAGTGCGAGTGTATTCCGGCGCCTTATCCGCCGAACAGATTCAAGAGCTGTATGCCGAGGGCCGTCCCAGGAGCGCCCCGGCCGTGATGACAGGACTTTGGCTCCTGGATGACTACGGTACGGAGAGCACCGCGGATGTCATCGGCAAGCGGCAAGCCGTCCTTGTCGGCAGGCCGAAATGGGGACGTTCCTGGGCGGAAGAGGATTATCTGCTCTTTGAGAACCGCAACCAGGCCCTGCAGATTCCTTCGGAGACCTTTACTCCTCAGGCGGGTACCATCTCGCTTTGGCTGGCTCCTTCCTCAGAAAGC
Protein-coding sequences here:
- a CDS encoding LamG-like jellyroll fold domain-containing protein; the encoded protein is MKTLITRNRHLFIFVLPMLLTLNSQAAVGTNWIEQWGITWTFDKPISTNGAPGTYRYGTYANGDYWIVGPVTIISITPLSQEINGRTKNGSMINPVPGPNQGYDSAMADWAEKSYSAALNVGLNVGAGATLTVQPNSSLVSTISHDAVRVPQIRTAAVLTVVQTPPPAGAFRPPYCGTNKTSLYTVSNLDYSKLARLTPVPGAPTLATAETWFQKVWLDHKGTWTGRYLHPSDNMPDYGRDLAHQTTAAALILNLNYTNAQKETLLIRYVQLGIDLYGILKAGGSKLWINDGGHMSGRKLPILFAGTVLNNDTEMKAIGAKSGQYLYTAPYGPGNPPADYIHFGEDDQVFYVSQADVNATNSPSWSPDSRDAERIPYSAADIGLPEWGIVHATNPYKSNKYWLTAYRETGCTFVGAALVCRIMNIKDAWNHPAFFDYTDRYMDVIKTGGPYAYLQTESGAGPNAVGTFVVNMWNAYRADYGPIWPATGQPAAYTLTISAANGTVSVSPNKASYTSGETVTLTAVPASGYLFSGWSGDASGSANPLVLTMNGNKTVQAAFTPSAISLAAHWKLAETDGTTAFDSIGSYHGTLRNGPVWTDTEGLSFNNNNEYVEIPDSPVFSMNSPMTLSAWVKLRGYDNDWPKVLIKPHTAYADPWELYAIDLGENGNMVRFLVSDGTAGGRFAIAADGSTTLNLNEWYHIVGTYNGSQIALYLNGRLLASAAVNFPIGTNSMPLCLGGRMGTNTLNGWLSEVRVYSGALSAEQIQELYAEGRPRSAPAVMTGLWLLDDYGTESTADVIGKRQAVLVGRPKWGRSWAEEDYLLFENRNQALQIPSETFTPQAGTISLWLAPSSESGAQYLLGHTFNSGNRIALLTINGKLAVSLGDTPLLRQNIATLENSRMAHVVLTWNEGQYAVYLNGQQRAEGTYSGLSQLRSTFDVGNYGDPALRIVGFLGLIDEVRTYNTALTENEVRRLYQTYLVKENRRLAFQVQAADENGNKVPYRASNLPSGAVFDPKTQTFTWRPWYRQAGEYNIEFNADGLPSETVTVTVQEVQLQNWYQTLLESAGLL